In Wolbachia endosymbiont (group A) of Pogonocherus hispidulus, the genomic stretch AGCTGAAAATGGTGTAGTGCTGCTGGGTAGCACCGGTGAAAGCCTATCGCTTACTGATTCTGAAAAGCGTACATTAGTTGAATTTGTATGTAAGCTAAAATTAAATACGAAAATTATAATTGGTGTACCAGGAGTGAATCTATATCAGACTCTTGAATGGCTTGATTTTTGCAAGGGTATGCCTATTCACGGCTATCTAATGACAACTCCAATTTATGCAAAGCCTGGAATCATGGGGCAGACTTTATGGTTTGAAAAGCTACTTGAGAAAGCACATGTGCCGGCTATGTTTTACAATATTCCATCGAGAGCAGGAGTGAGTCTTCACGCTGAAACTGTACGCAACTTATCCAGCCACGAAAAATTTTGGGCTATCAAAGATTCAAGTGGCACTGTTGATACTTTAGCTCAGTATAAGAAAGTTGCACCAAATATTGAGGTCTTTTGCGGAGATGATAATATGATATCCGATATGGCCGCTTATGGTGCGGCTGGTCTGGTTTCCGTTGCTTCCAATGTTTGGCCACATGTAGCACATGAATATGTTAAGCAATGCCTACTGTCATTCCAGCGCGCAACTAGAAAAAAAACAACTCCTCAAATGACAGGAAATGACATGAAAAGCTCAACAGATATCTGGCAACAAGCTTGCAAAGCTCTATTTATTGCCAGCAACCCAATACCCACTAAAGCGCTATTACATGATATTGGGCTTATAGAACACAAAACTGTCCGCCTACCGCTCAGTGCAAAAGACTTGCCTTCCGTTGATGAGATAAAAAAAGCAACCGAGATAATTCTAAATTTGGAGAAAGTTAATCATTGTTGTCATCCTATGGCTTGACCCACAACTGTACGAACACTGCAATATGGTACGATATCACATAGTAAACGATGTCATGAAAGTAGCTGACACTGGTTCCTTTATGACGGTGTCATCCCAGTGCTTGACACTGGGATCCAGGAAACTTAATTGCAAGTAATGCATTGGGTTTGGTGAGTATGGGTTTTGCGTTATAGAATGAAGCACTTTTGGTGAATTTGTAAAGAAAACTGGATGCCAGTGTCACGCACTGGCATGACACCCATTTGTTCCTATAGTTGTCTTTTCTCGTCTACCTTATTTTGCCAATCTGCTGAACGGATACACTTTGATTTAATATACAATCCAAGTGTCATTTGAACACTCCCAAACTTACCACTTTATGCCACTGGTCTTCATCTAAAATTTCTACACCTAATTCCACTGCCTTTTTATATTTGGATCCTGGTTTTTCTCCTGCAATTAGGTAGTCAGTTTTAGCAGAAAGATGTGAGCTGACCTTTGCTCCTAGAGTTTTGGCTCTTACTTTTGCCTCTCCTCTACTCATAGCAAGTAGCTTACCAGTAAACACTATAATTTTATTATTTAAAACAGAGTCACTAGAGTTGGTGTTAACAGAAAGAATTTGAAGACAAGCAGTAAGATCATTTAACATTTTGATGTTATGTTCCTTAGAAAAAAATGATTCCAAAGATTCAGCCACTTTTTTTCCTATGCCGTCTATACCTACTAGCTCAGTATTATCTGATGACAGTTCAATCATCGAATTATACCAATTATCATAAGAAACATAATAATCTGCAAGCAATTCTGCTGCAACTTGGCCAATAAATCTAATACCTAAAGAAAATATAAACCTATCTAGAGTTATTACCCTTCTGCTTTGTATAGCATTTAATAAATGAACTGTTGATTTCTTGCCCCAACCAGACTGTTCTTCCAGATTAAATTCATCCAATCTTTCTTCTAAAGTAAAAATATCATGGATTTGTTTTATCAGACCAAGGTCGTAAAAAAACTCTATCTGCTTATCACCAAGGCCAACAATGTCAAATGCATCTTTCGATACAAAATGCTTTAGTTTTTCTATTATTTGAGCTTTACAGGCAAATTCCTCAGGACATCTTACTGCCGCCTCTCCCTCAACCTGACGTACTTTACTACCACATTCAGGGCATACTCCAGGAAACACAAATTCAGGTGTATTTGGAAGACGAGAATCTCTGTTCACTTCAATGATCTGGGGAATTACATCCCCTGCTCTTTTGATTGTTACAATATCTCCCTCTCTTATGTCTTTACGTTTTATCTCATCTTGGTTATGCAGACTTGCTCTACTAACTAGCACCCCACCAATATTGACTGGCACTAAATCTGCAACTGGAGTTAAAACCCCTGTTCTGCCCACCTGTATAAATATCTTATTTAACTTTGTTTTTGCATAAACCGCAGAAAACTTGTATGCAAGTGCTGAGCGCGGTGCTTTGTGAGTATTCCCTAGACGATTTTGTAGTACCAAATCATTTACTTTATAGACTATTCCATCAATATCATAATCCAAGTTATAGCGACAATTATAGATCTCGTTATAGAACTTCAGCATTCCATCCAAACTACTCGTTAAGGACTGATGCTCATTTACGCAAAAACCAAGTGCCTCAAGCTTATTTAGTATTTCACTTTGACTTTTCTCTGCTCCACCAATCAAAGAATAAGCAAAATATCTAAGTGGTCTACTTGTTGTAATGTTTGCATCCAATTGCTTTAGAGAACCAGCAGCTGCATTTCGAGGATTGGCAAATTCATCGTTTTCATTTAACTTTAAAAAGTCGCTGTTACTGATGTATATTTCACCTCTTACTTCTAGTCTTCCTTGCACACCTTGCAAAAACTTAGGAAAGCCTTTTATTGTTGCAACATTGTGAGTGACATCTTCCCCTACAAAACCGTCACCTCGAGTTGCAGCTTTAACAAATCTCCCATCCTCATAAATTGCAGAAAACGACAACCCATCAATTTTTGGTTCACATAATATCTCTATTTTGTCTTCAATTAAAAATCTCTTTATTTTAGACAAAAATTTCTCTACACCTTGTTCATCATAAGCATTCTCAAGGGAAAGCATAGGTTCTTGATGTTCCACCTTAGAAAACCTCTCATCAGGTGGAGCACCAACACTATCTTTTGTTGCATAAATTTCTGGCTCTATTTCAGCTAACTTTTTCTTCAGTTCATCATATTCAGCATCACTTATTTCTGGCTTATTTTTTTGGTGATACAAAACATTATGATAATTTATTTGATCTTGCAGTTTTTCTCTCATCTTTTCTAAGTTAGTCATGATATCAATATAATGCTACATTAGCCTTTGTCGTCAAGTTGTGAATTTTCTTGAATTTATCATATGGTCTTAATCCATCAAATATCAAAGGTGCCACAATGCTATAGCCATACTTATTCTTCTCTTGCTCAATTGTATTAGCAGATCTCACTTGCTTTAGCCATATGTTTATATAAAATTAAAATAAATTAGAGTAAATAAGTTATTATTTTACAATATTGCTATTTAAATGTTAACAAGATTCGCTCCAAGCCCAACTGGCTACCTCCACGTAGGAAACGTACGAACTGCTCTGGTTTGTTGGATGTACACACGTAATCAAAATGGAAAATTTTTACTCCGTTTTGATGATACTGACCTTCAGCGTTCAGATGTCAAATATATAAATAATATCATAGAAGACCTAAAATGGATTGGTATCGATTGGGATGCAAGTTTCAAGCAATCAGAGCGCTTTGAGCGCTATAACGAGGTGTTTTTGCAGTTAATAAAAGAAGGGCATATTTATGCATGCTATGAAACAAGAGAAGAGTTAGAAATTAAACGAAAATTGCAGTTAAAACAAGGACTTCCTCCTGTTTATGACAGAAGTGCATTGCTTCTAACTGAGCAAGAGAAAATCCATTATGAGCAAGAAGGACGAAGACCACATTTTAGATTTAAGTTGGATAGAAATGAAGTTGTTAAATGGAGTGATGAAGTTAAAGGTGAAATAAATATTGCAACAAGTCACATCAGCGATCCTGTGGTAAAAAGAGAAGATGGAATTTACACATACATGTTACCTTCTGTTACTGATGATGTTGACTTTAATGTAACCCATGTTGTACGCGGGGAAGATCATGTAACTAATACCGCAGTTCAGATCCAAATGATTAAAGCATTAAAAGCGAAAATTCCTATATTTACTCACCTTTCTCTACTACATTTTGATGATAGCAAGATATCGAAACGGAAAGGCGGGCTGGATATCAAGTCCATAAGAGAAGATGAGACTGAACCAATGGCGCTAGTTAGTTATTTAGTGAAGCTCGGAACATCCAATCCAATTGAAGCTTGCGCCTGTATGCAATCTTTGATTGACTCATTTGGCATTAAAAAATTTAGCTCAGCATCTGTACAATTCAGCTTGAGTGAAGTATACAAGCTAAATAGCAAAGTGCTGCAACAAATGCCATTTGAAATGGTGCAAGGCCGTTTAAATCAAATTGGAGTGGACTCCTCAGAGTTTTGGTATTTTATAAGGAACAATATAGAAAAGTTTTCTGAGGTGGCCAAGTGGTGGAAAATATGCAAATCTGATATAGAGCCTGTGATTCTTGATAAGGAGCTTATAAAAATTGCGTTCAATGCATTGCCTCAAGGCGATTGTAACGAAAACACATTATCAGAGTGGGTCAAAACTATTCGACAGACAGTGGATATAAAGGCAAAAGACTTATTTATGCAGTTGCGTTTAGCTTTAACAGGAACAGAAACAGGACCAGAGCTCGCTAAATTATTAATTTTTATCGGCAAAGAAAACATCATTGCAAGGTTAAAAGAAAAGTGAAAATCAAGGTGTCCGTTCAGCAGAGTGGCAAAATAGGTAGACAAGATAAACCAAAAAATCAAGAAAAAGTGAGTTTACAAGTTTA encodes the following:
- the gltX gene encoding glutamate--tRNA ligase; amino-acid sequence: MLTRFAPSPTGYLHVGNVRTALVCWMYTRNQNGKFLLRFDDTDLQRSDVKYINNIIEDLKWIGIDWDASFKQSERFERYNEVFLQLIKEGHIYACYETREELEIKRKLQLKQGLPPVYDRSALLLTEQEKIHYEQEGRRPHFRFKLDRNEVVKWSDEVKGEINIATSHISDPVVKREDGIYTYMLPSVTDDVDFNVTHVVRGEDHVTNTAVQIQMIKALKAKIPIFTHLSLLHFDDSKISKRKGGLDIKSIREDETEPMALVSYLVKLGTSNPIEACACMQSLIDSFGIKKFSSASVQFSLSEVYKLNSKVLQQMPFEMVQGRLNQIGVDSSEFWYFIRNNIEKFSEVAKWWKICKSDIEPVILDKELIKIAFNALPQGDCNENTLSEWVKTIRQTVDIKAKDLFMQLRLALTGTETGPELAKLLIFIGKENIIARLKEK
- the dapA gene encoding 4-hydroxy-tetrahydrodipicolinate synthase, which produces MKFTFLWTACVTPFNYNGNSIDYSSLQRLLTIQAEAENGVVLLGSTGESLSLTDSEKRTLVEFVCKLKLNTKIIIGVPGVNLYQTLEWLDFCKGMPIHGYLMTTPIYAKPGIMGQTLWFEKLLEKAHVPAMFYNIPSRAGVSLHAETVRNLSSHEKFWAIKDSSGTVDTLAQYKKVAPNIEVFCGDDNMISDMAAYGAAGLVSVASNVWPHVAHEYVKQCLLSFQRATRKKTTPQMTGNDMKSSTDIWQQACKALFIASNPIPTKALLHDIGLIEHKTVRLPLSAKDLPSVDEIKKATEIILNLEKVNHCCHPMA
- the ligA gene encoding NAD-dependent DNA ligase LigA: MTNLEKMREKLQDQINYHNVLYHQKNKPEISDAEYDELKKKLAEIEPEIYATKDSVGAPPDERFSKVEHQEPMLSLENAYDEQGVEKFLSKIKRFLIEDKIEILCEPKIDGLSFSAIYEDGRFVKAATRGDGFVGEDVTHNVATIKGFPKFLQGVQGRLEVRGEIYISNSDFLKLNENDEFANPRNAAAGSLKQLDANITTSRPLRYFAYSLIGGAEKSQSEILNKLEALGFCVNEHQSLTSSLDGMLKFYNEIYNCRYNLDYDIDGIVYKVNDLVLQNRLGNTHKAPRSALAYKFSAVYAKTKLNKIFIQVGRTGVLTPVADLVPVNIGGVLVSRASLHNQDEIKRKDIREGDIVTIKRAGDVIPQIIEVNRDSRLPNTPEFVFPGVCPECGSKVRQVEGEAAVRCPEEFACKAQIIEKLKHFVSKDAFDIVGLGDKQIEFFYDLGLIKQIHDIFTLEERLDEFNLEEQSGWGKKSTVHLLNAIQSRRVITLDRFIFSLGIRFIGQVAAELLADYYVSYDNWYNSMIELSSDNTELVGIDGIGKKVAESLESFFSKEHNIKMLNDLTACLQILSVNTNSSDSVLNNKIIVFTGKLLAMSRGEAKVRAKTLGAKVSSHLSAKTDYLIAGEKPGSKYKKAVELGVEILDEDQWHKVVSLGVFK